In Halobacillus amylolyticus, the following proteins share a genomic window:
- a CDS encoding RluA family pseudouridine synthase has product MNEQYQAKDTDQSKRVDKLLADIIEDASRSQVQGWLKENLVLVNDEVVKSNYKIQEGDTVTWTIPEPKPLELKAENIELDVVYEDRDVIVVNKPSGMVVHPAAGHENGTLVNALLYHCNDLSGINGVERPGIVHRIDKDTSGLLMVAKNDRAHESLVAQLMEKSVERKYIAVVHGSIAHEYGTIDAPIGRDTKDRQRMAVVDEGRDAVTHFRVLEHFPEFTLVECTLETGRTHQIRVHMRYINHPLAGDPKYGPRKTLDLNGQALHAKSLGFEHPATGKWLKFEVEPPEDFTEMIQYLKNRS; this is encoded by the coding sequence ATGAATGAACAATATCAGGCAAAAGATACCGATCAATCAAAACGTGTTGATAAATTGCTAGCTGACATCATTGAGGATGCTTCCCGTTCCCAAGTACAAGGCTGGTTAAAAGAAAACCTCGTTCTTGTAAATGATGAAGTTGTAAAAAGCAACTATAAAATTCAAGAGGGAGATACTGTCACATGGACGATCCCTGAGCCTAAACCGCTCGAACTGAAGGCGGAGAATATCGAACTTGATGTCGTTTACGAGGATCGTGACGTTATTGTTGTAAATAAGCCTTCTGGCATGGTTGTTCACCCAGCTGCAGGGCATGAGAATGGGACGCTCGTTAATGCTCTTTTGTATCATTGTAACGATTTATCGGGTATAAATGGGGTGGAGCGGCCAGGAATTGTTCATCGTATTGATAAGGATACAAGCGGCCTGCTGATGGTGGCGAAGAATGATCGAGCCCATGAATCGCTTGTCGCACAACTTATGGAAAAATCAGTGGAACGCAAATATATCGCGGTTGTCCATGGCTCTATTGCCCACGAATACGGAACGATTGATGCGCCAATTGGACGTGACACGAAAGACCGTCAACGTATGGCTGTAGTTGATGAAGGGCGTGATGCAGTTACGCATTTCAGGGTTCTTGAGCATTTTCCTGAGTTTACCCTTGTGGAATGCACGCTTGAGACAGGAAGAACGCATCAAATCCGTGTTCATATGCGTTACATTAACCATCCTTTGGCTGGGGATCCTAAGTACGGCCCACGGAAAACTCTTGATTTAAATGGACAGGCGCTCCATGCTAAATCATTAGGTTTTGAACATCCTGCCACAGGAAAGTGGCTAAAATTCGAAGTTGAGCCGCCTGAAGATTTTACAGAAATGATTCAATATCTTAAGAACAGAAGTTGA
- the lspA gene encoding signal peptidase II translates to MYIYYLIAAAIVIVDQITKWIVVQTMEIRESIPVIENVFYITSHRNRGAAWGILEGQMWFFYIVTVIVVGILIYYMGQYARQSRFVGVALALILAGAIGNFIDRLFRKEVVDFLDVYIGSYNYPIFNVADSSLVIGVIFVLIATFVDERRRKKESKA, encoded by the coding sequence ATGTACATATATTATTTGATTGCTGCTGCGATCGTCATAGTAGATCAAATTACTAAATGGATTGTTGTCCAAACAATGGAGATACGCGAATCGATCCCCGTGATTGAGAATGTATTCTACATCACCTCACATCGGAATCGCGGAGCGGCTTGGGGTATTCTTGAGGGACAAATGTGGTTCTTCTATATTGTGACTGTCATTGTTGTTGGTATCCTTATTTATTATATGGGGCAGTATGCCAGACAGAGCCGGTTCGTTGGTGTAGCCCTTGCATTAATACTTGCCGGTGCGATCGGGAACTTTATTGACCGCTTATTTCGTAAAGAGGTCGTTGATTTTCTTGATGTTTACATTGGAAGTTACAACTACCCGATCTTTAATGTGGCGGATTCATCCCTTGTCATAGGGGTTATTTTTGTTTTGATTGCTACATTTGTTGATGAACGCCGCAGGAAAAAGGAGAGTAAAGCATGA
- a CDS encoding Bcr/CflA family efflux MFS transporter, with translation MLHNPTGKERLGLAFLLGMLGVLGPLNIDMYLPSFPGIAEDLGASASLVQLSLTACLIGLAIGQIVVGPISDAQGRKKPLLIFISLFALSSLFCALAPNIITLVAARFLQGFTASAGVVLSRAVVRDVFSGRELTKFFALLMVINATAPMIAPMAGGAILLLPFATWNTIFFFLGFLGLIIVLVIAFKLTETLPAERRIPSSIGNSVRTIGSLLKDRSFIGYALTIGFIHGGSFAYVSGTPFVYQGIYDVSPQVFSILFGINGLAIITGSFIIGRLGGIIHERSLLRTAVIIAVSATSILLIMTIIEGPLATLVIPIFIYMTSMGMILTSTFTLAMEKQGHRAGSASAVLGMLPLLFGSMVSPLVGIDETTAVPMGATLFITSFIGSITFFKLTTKNQVEEA, from the coding sequence ATGTTACATAATCCAACAGGAAAAGAACGTTTAGGATTGGCCTTTCTACTCGGCATGCTTGGTGTATTAGGCCCGCTTAATATTGATATGTACTTACCAAGTTTCCCTGGGATTGCCGAAGACTTAGGAGCTAGCGCTTCACTTGTACAGCTCAGTTTAACGGCCTGTTTGATTGGCCTTGCGATCGGTCAAATCGTTGTTGGACCAATCAGTGATGCCCAGGGCAGAAAGAAACCTTTATTGATATTCATTTCCTTATTTGCGTTATCATCCCTTTTCTGTGCACTGGCACCGAATATTATTACATTAGTGGCAGCCCGCTTTCTACAAGGCTTCACGGCCTCAGCAGGAGTAGTTCTTTCTCGTGCAGTAGTACGTGATGTGTTTAGCGGTAGAGAGCTTACAAAGTTCTTCGCGCTTTTAATGGTCATCAATGCGACTGCACCAATGATTGCACCAATGGCTGGTGGAGCCATTTTACTCTTGCCATTTGCAACCTGGAATACAATTTTTTTCTTTTTAGGTTTCTTGGGACTTATCATTGTTTTAGTTATTGCGTTCAAATTAACGGAAACATTGCCGGCGGAGAGGCGGATTCCGAGTTCGATTGGGAATTCGGTTCGTACAATTGGCAGCTTGTTAAAGGATCGTTCTTTTATTGGTTATGCTCTGACGATCGGGTTCATTCACGGAGGAAGCTTTGCTTATGTATCAGGAACTCCTTTTGTGTATCAGGGGATCTATGATGTGTCGCCACAGGTATTTAGTATTCTATTTGGCATTAATGGCTTAGCTATAATTACCGGGAGTTTTATCATCGGGCGCCTTGGAGGAATCATACATGAAAGAAGCTTGCTTCGAACTGCTGTAATTATTGCTGTAAGTGCAACTTCAATACTTCTAATCATGACGATTATTGAAGGGCCATTAGCCACTCTTGTGATCCCTATATTTATTTACATGACCTCTATGGGAATGATTCTGACAAGTACCTTCACACTGGCGATGGAAAAACAAGGCCATCGAGCTGGAAGTGCAAGTGCTGTGTTAGGTATGCTTCCGTTACTATTCGGCTCCATGGTCTCTCCTCTTGTTGGGATTGACGAGACGACAGCTGTACCGATGGGGGCAACATTATTCATTACCTCTTTCATTGGTTCGATAACCTTTTTTAAATTAACAACGAAAAATCAAGTGGAAGAAGCTTAG
- the ileS gene encoding isoleucine--tRNA ligase, whose amino-acid sequence MNYKETLLMPKTGFPMRGNLPNREPEMQKTWEDLDIYQAVQKRTEGRPLFVLHDGPPYANGSLHMGHALNKSLKDFIVRYKSMAGYHAPYVPGWDTHGLPIESALAKKKVDRKKMSIAEFRQRCAEYALGQIDNQRNEFKRMGVRGDWENPYITLNKDYEAEQIKVFGDMAKKGYIYKGLKPVFWSPSSESALAEAEIEYQDKRSPSIYVAFEVEDGKDLLEGDEKFIIWTTTPWTIPSNLGIALNPGYDYVVVQVANEKFIVAQDLLETVAGKLEWSDYQVTKVFKGKEADRITAKHPLYDRKSLVVLGDHVTVDGGTGCVHTAPGHGEDDFWVGQQYGLDVLCPVDHKGVFTEEAPGYEGLFYDKANKPISDELKEAGALLSLEFITHSYPHDWRTKKPTIFRATDQWFASIKDFREELLEEINQVEWTPKWGETRLYNMVRDRQDWCISRQRTWGVPIPVFYAENGTPIITDETILHVSELFREHGSNVWFEREAKDLLPDGFTSEHSPNGEFTKETDIMDVWFDSGSSHQGVLHQREGLNRPADLYLEGSDQYRGWFNSSLSTSVAVTGKAPFKGILSHGFALDGKGRKMSKSVGNVIIPDKVMKQLGADIIRLWVSSADYQADVRISDDILKQVAEVYRKIRNTFRFLLGNLHDFDPNTDMVEDKDLQEVDQYMLHQLNTLVADVRKSYDDYEFSTVYNKVHNFCTIDLSSFYLDFAKDILYIEAKDHPYRRSIQTVYYKILTSLVKMMSPIIPHTTDEVWSYIPGVETASVQLTDMPEVNDKVDAALVEKWDHFMDIRDDVLKALEVARNEKVIGKSLEARVTLVPKDDKTRDVLTSIDHIHQLLIVSDATVATEANDAKSYDHVDVEVTKHTGDKCERCWVSSDDIGKDDDHPELCVRCATVVKEHYEI is encoded by the coding sequence ATGAATTACAAGGAAACACTATTAATGCCTAAAACAGGTTTTCCGATGCGGGGCAATTTACCGAATCGTGAACCGGAAATGCAAAAAACTTGGGAAGACTTAGATATTTATCAAGCAGTACAGAAGCGGACGGAAGGGCGTCCGTTATTTGTCCTGCATGATGGACCACCGTATGCTAATGGAAGTTTACACATGGGGCATGCGTTAAATAAATCGTTAAAAGACTTTATCGTTCGTTATAAATCAATGGCAGGCTACCACGCTCCATATGTACCTGGCTGGGATACCCATGGGCTGCCGATCGAATCAGCTTTAGCTAAGAAGAAGGTAGATCGTAAAAAAATGTCGATTGCTGAGTTTCGTCAGCGTTGCGCAGAATATGCTTTAGGGCAAATCGATAACCAGCGAAATGAATTTAAGCGGATGGGTGTTCGGGGCGACTGGGAGAATCCATATATTACGCTTAATAAAGATTATGAAGCAGAGCAGATTAAAGTCTTTGGTGACATGGCTAAGAAGGGATATATTTACAAAGGTCTAAAGCCGGTCTTCTGGTCCCCTTCTTCTGAATCGGCATTGGCAGAGGCTGAGATTGAATATCAAGATAAACGTTCTCCATCTATTTACGTAGCTTTTGAAGTAGAAGACGGGAAAGACCTCCTTGAAGGGGATGAGAAGTTTATCATTTGGACGACAACCCCGTGGACGATTCCATCTAACTTGGGAATTGCTTTAAATCCAGGATATGATTATGTTGTCGTACAAGTAGCCAACGAGAAATTTATCGTTGCCCAGGATTTATTAGAAACTGTCGCAGGTAAACTTGAGTGGTCAGACTACCAGGTTACGAAAGTATTCAAAGGGAAAGAAGCGGATCGAATCACAGCTAAGCACCCATTATATGATCGTAAATCACTTGTTGTTTTAGGTGATCACGTTACCGTCGATGGCGGTACAGGGTGTGTCCATACAGCACCAGGCCACGGGGAAGATGACTTTTGGGTTGGTCAGCAGTACGGTCTTGACGTTCTTTGCCCTGTCGACCACAAGGGAGTCTTTACAGAGGAAGCACCTGGATATGAAGGGCTATTTTATGATAAAGCGAATAAACCGATTTCCGATGAGTTGAAGGAAGCGGGTGCTTTGCTCAGTCTTGAATTCATTACCCACTCTTACCCACACGATTGGCGGACGAAAAAGCCGACCATTTTCCGAGCTACGGACCAATGGTTTGCTTCGATCAAAGATTTCAGAGAAGAGCTGCTTGAGGAAATCAATCAAGTAGAATGGACACCAAAATGGGGAGAAACCCGCTTGTATAATATGGTTCGTGACCGACAAGACTGGTGTATTTCGCGTCAGCGTACATGGGGCGTGCCGATTCCTGTGTTTTATGCTGAGAATGGTACCCCGATCATAACGGATGAAACCATTTTACATGTTTCTGAGCTGTTCCGTGAGCATGGTTCAAATGTTTGGTTTGAACGTGAAGCGAAAGACTTACTGCCGGACGGGTTTACTTCTGAACACAGTCCAAATGGAGAGTTTACAAAAGAAACGGATATAATGGATGTTTGGTTTGATTCAGGATCATCACACCAGGGGGTACTTCATCAGAGAGAAGGCTTAAACCGCCCAGCTGACCTCTACCTTGAGGGATCTGACCAATATAGAGGCTGGTTCAACTCATCCTTATCCACATCTGTTGCTGTTACAGGCAAGGCACCGTTTAAGGGTATTTTAAGCCACGGATTTGCTCTTGACGGAAAAGGGCGTAAGATGAGTAAATCAGTCGGAAACGTAATTATCCCTGATAAAGTAATGAAGCAGCTCGGTGCTGACATTATTCGTCTATGGGTCTCTTCAGCAGATTATCAGGCAGATGTGCGTATTTCTGACGATATTTTGAAACAAGTAGCTGAGGTCTATCGTAAAATTCGTAATACTTTCCGCTTCTTGCTAGGGAATTTGCACGACTTTGATCCAAATACAGACATGGTCGAGGACAAAGACTTACAAGAAGTCGATCAATATATGCTGCATCAGCTTAATACACTTGTTGCTGATGTCCGCAAATCTTATGATGACTATGAATTCTCTACTGTCTATAACAAAGTGCACAACTTCTGTACAATTGATCTAAGCTCCTTCTATCTTGATTTTGCAAAAGATATTCTTTATATTGAAGCGAAAGATCATCCGTACCGCCGCAGCATCCAAACCGTTTATTACAAGATTTTAACGTCACTTGTGAAGATGATGTCACCGATTATTCCGCATACCACTGATGAGGTGTGGAGCTATATTCCAGGTGTTGAAACGGCAAGTGTTCAGCTGACAGATATGCCGGAAGTAAACGATAAAGTTGATGCTGCCCTTGTAGAAAAATGGGATCACTTTATGGACATTCGTGATGATGTATTAAAGGCACTTGAAGTGGCCCGTAATGAAAAAGTGATCGGCAAATCACTTGAAGCCAGAGTCACACTAGTTCCTAAAGATGATAAAACTCGTGACGTGTTAACGAGCATTGATCATATCCATCAGCTGTTGATTGTTTCTGATGCAACAGTTGCAACAGAAGCGAACGATGCAAAGTCTTATGATCATGTCGATGTTGAGGTTACAAAGCATACTGGTGATAAATGTGAACGTTGCTGGGTGTCTTCAGATGATATTGGAAAAGATGACGATCATCCAGAGTTATGTGTGCGTTGTGCAACAGTTGTAAAAGAACATTATGAAATTTAA
- a CDS encoding DivIVA domain-containing protein, with amino-acid sequence MPLTPLDIHNKEFTRGFRGYDEDEVNEFLDQVIKDYEIVIRKKKDLEREVEQMNERLGHFNTIETTLNKSILVAQETAEEVKNSATKESKLIVKEAEKNADRIINEALEKSRRISIEVEEMKKQAKVFKMRLRMLVEAQIDMIDNDDWDHLFETEFDEEIDLKKELANNNT; translated from the coding sequence GTGCCTTTAACACCACTTGATATCCACAATAAAGAGTTTACACGCGGGTTTAGAGGGTATGATGAAGATGAAGTGAATGAATTTCTCGATCAAGTGATTAAAGATTACGAGATTGTGATTCGTAAGAAAAAAGATCTCGAACGTGAAGTTGAGCAAATGAATGAACGCTTAGGACATTTTAATACAATTGAAACTACTTTGAATAAATCGATTCTTGTTGCCCAGGAAACAGCTGAGGAAGTGAAGAATAGTGCAACGAAAGAGTCTAAGCTTATTGTAAAAGAGGCTGAAAAGAATGCGGATCGCATTATTAATGAGGCCCTTGAGAAATCCCGTCGTATTTCAATCGAAGTGGAAGAAATGAAAAAACAGGCAAAAGTGTTCAAAATGAGGCTGCGCATGCTCGTTGAGGCTCAAATTGATATGATCGATAATGATGATTGGGACCACCTCTTTGAAACAGAATTTGATGAAGAAATCGACTTGAAAAAAGAACTTGCAAATAATAACACTTGA
- a CDS encoding YlmH family RNA-binding protein produces MEIYQHFREEERPFIDQVLSWQSDVEMRFERKESDFLNPREQQIVRAIMGNDPNLKWELYGGPNDPERKRAIIAPEYEEIADQDFSVVLLEATYPGKFVALEHRDVLGAFMSLGIRREKLGDLIVQDGVIQIVVASEISDYIRMNFTGVKKANVTFQEKPLPSLMKSKEVWQTKDSTLSSLRLDVLVKEIYGVSRKKAGMYVEAGHVKVNFKTVENPSFLLETGDLLSVRGKGRSRLDQINGMTKKEKYRVTTSKLN; encoded by the coding sequence ATGGAGATCTATCAGCATTTTAGAGAAGAAGAGCGCCCGTTTATTGATCAAGTCCTGTCCTGGCAAAGCGATGTTGAAATGCGCTTTGAACGCAAGGAAAGTGATTTTCTAAACCCAAGGGAGCAGCAGATTGTCCGTGCTATAATGGGTAACGATCCTAATCTGAAATGGGAGTTGTATGGCGGTCCAAATGATCCGGAAAGAAAACGGGCCATCATTGCACCTGAATATGAAGAAATAGCGGATCAAGATTTTAGTGTTGTTCTGCTAGAAGCAACGTACCCTGGTAAATTTGTTGCACTAGAGCATAGGGATGTGCTCGGAGCCTTTATGTCACTAGGGATTCGCAGGGAAAAGCTTGGGGATTTAATTGTCCAAGATGGCGTGATTCAAATTGTTGTGGCCTCTGAAATCAGCGATTACATACGGATGAATTTTACCGGAGTTAAGAAAGCAAACGTGACCTTCCAGGAAAAACCGCTTCCCTCGTTAATGAAAAGTAAGGAAGTGTGGCAAACAAAAGATTCTACCTTAAGTTCATTACGACTTGACGTACTCGTGAAAGAAATTTACGGTGTTTCACGAAAAAAAGCCGGCATGTATGTTGAAGCAGGACACGTAAAAGTTAACTTTAAAACGGTAGAAAATCCTTCTTTTCTATTAGAAACAGGCGACCTACTATCAGTTAGAGGTAAAGGTAGAAGCAGACTTGATCAAATAAATGGAATGACGAAGAAAGAAAAGTATCGTGTGACAACATCTAAACTAAATTAA
- a CDS encoding YggT family protein, giving the protein MAELFNVLLFALNIYSWLLIIYILLSWFPGARESSFGEILSKMCEPFLEPFRKIIPPLGMIDLSPLVAIFVLRFAGEGLRVLFQMLL; this is encoded by the coding sequence ATGGCTGAGTTGTTCAATGTCTTGCTTTTTGCGCTCAATATTTACAGTTGGCTCTTAATTATTTACATTCTTTTATCATGGTTCCCCGGAGCAAGGGAATCAAGCTTCGGCGAGATCCTTAGCAAAATGTGTGAACCGTTCTTAGAGCCGTTTCGAAAAATTATTCCCCCACTTGGGATGATTGACTTATCTCCACTCGTTGCCATTTTTGTTCTTCGTTTTGCAGGAGAAGGTCTTCGAGTCTTGTTTCAAATGTTGTTATAA
- a CDS encoding cell division protein SepF, protein MGMKNKLKSFFTLEDEYEYIEEDRMDSEEEEEEIAPMQRNKQRHEGQNVVSLKSAKSSSKMVLSEPKNYNEAQEIADQLVNRKAVVINLQRVDHGQAKRIVDFLSGTVYAIGGDIQKLGSQTFLCTPDNVEISGSISEMLMAQDDEDMSRRW, encoded by the coding sequence ATGGGTATGAAAAATAAACTAAAATCATTTTTTACACTCGAAGATGAATATGAATACATCGAAGAAGATAGAATGGATAGCGAGGAAGAGGAGGAAGAGATTGCCCCCATGCAAAGAAATAAGCAGCGTCATGAAGGGCAAAATGTCGTAAGCTTAAAAAGTGCCAAGTCTTCATCTAAAATGGTATTAAGTGAACCAAAAAATTACAATGAAGCCCAGGAAATAGCGGATCAGCTTGTTAATCGTAAAGCGGTTGTGATTAATCTCCAGCGGGTTGATCATGGCCAAGCAAAGCGAATTGTGGATTTTCTGAGTGGTACCGTTTATGCTATAGGGGGAGACATTCAAAAACTTGGCTCCCAAACATTTCTTTGTACGCCAGACAATGTGGAAATTTCTGGTTCAATTTCGGAAATGTTAATGGCTCAAGATGATGAAGATATGAGTAGAAGGTGGTAA
- a CDS encoding YggS family pyridoxal phosphate-dependent enzyme, with amino-acid sequence MTVADNLTNMMETIEDACRSCGRDKDEITIIAVTKYVTVERAKEALEAGIKDLGENRKEGLLEKYESLGNEANWHFIGSLQSRKVKEVIDQVDMIHSLDRKSLAKEINKRAEHPVPCFIQVNASGEESKHGLSPDDVEAFVDHLKVYEQVKVVGLMTMAPHVDQEEELRAVFRKLRALRDRIRDKQLPHAPCEYLSMGMSNDYAIAIEEGATHIRVGSSLVG; translated from the coding sequence ATGACAGTAGCAGACAATCTGACAAACATGATGGAAACGATTGAAGATGCATGTCGCAGCTGTGGCCGCGACAAAGATGAAATTACCATCATTGCTGTGACTAAATATGTGACTGTGGAAAGGGCGAAAGAAGCACTTGAAGCAGGGATTAAAGATCTTGGAGAAAACCGTAAAGAAGGCCTTTTAGAAAAATATGAAAGCCTTGGGAACGAAGCGAACTGGCACTTTATCGGTTCACTGCAATCCCGCAAAGTGAAAGAGGTCATTGATCAAGTTGATATGATCCATTCTTTGGATAGAAAATCGTTAGCAAAAGAGATTAACAAGCGCGCTGAACACCCCGTCCCTTGTTTTATTCAAGTAAATGCAAGCGGCGAAGAAAGCAAGCATGGACTTTCACCAGATGATGTTGAAGCTTTTGTAGATCATCTTAAAGTCTATGAGCAAGTAAAGGTTGTCGGTTTAATGACAATGGCGCCTCACGTTGACCAGGAGGAAGAACTAAGAGCTGTGTTCAGAAAGCTCCGTGCCTTGCGTGATCGTATTCGCGACAAGCAGCTGCCTCATGCTCCATGTGAATACCTGTCAATGGGAATGAGCAATGATTATGCGATAGCCATTGAGGAAGGGGCTACACATATTCGTGTCGGTTCAAGTCTTGTAGGATAA
- the pgeF gene encoding peptidoglycan editing factor PgeF, translating to MTEPFKHKSPRQMMCLGEYSVTAGITTRQNGYSEVPYDSLNMGLHVEDCKDHVLRNRESLADELQIPLNQWVMAEQVHGTDIHVVKKEDGGRGAFDKNESIANADGLITNQKNLLLAAFYADCVPLLFLDPKTQWIGLAHAGWKGTVHGMAEKMITKLTEQGASLNDIIMVIGPSISQRNYEVDQHVIDHIPEEYKEEVSISKTGNKYLLGLKELNKRLALDTGLNESHIYQTDLCTFEEDKLFYSHRRDHGRTGRMLAYIGLE from the coding sequence ATGACCGAGCCCTTCAAACACAAGTCGCCACGACAAATGATGTGTTTAGGTGAATACAGTGTTACAGCAGGAATAACAACAAGGCAGAACGGGTATAGTGAAGTGCCGTATGATTCACTGAATATGGGATTACATGTAGAAGATTGTAAAGACCATGTGCTTCGTAATCGCGAGTCACTTGCAGATGAATTGCAAATTCCTTTAAACCAATGGGTGATGGCTGAACAAGTTCACGGGACAGATATCCATGTTGTGAAGAAGGAGGATGGGGGAAGAGGAGCCTTTGATAAAAATGAATCGATAGCAAATGCAGATGGCTTAATTACAAATCAGAAAAATCTGCTCTTGGCAGCCTTTTATGCGGACTGTGTCCCTCTTCTCTTTCTTGATCCTAAAACTCAATGGATTGGTTTGGCCCATGCAGGATGGAAAGGCACAGTTCATGGAATGGCGGAAAAAATGATCACTAAACTTACGGAACAAGGTGCTTCCCTTAACGACATAATCATGGTGATCGGTCCATCGATTAGTCAACGAAATTATGAGGTAGACCAGCATGTAATCGATCATATTCCCGAAGAGTATAAAGAGGAAGTGAGTATCTCTAAAACGGGAAATAAATATTTATTGGGTCTGAAAGAATTGAACAAGCGATTAGCTCTAGATACGGGATTAAATGAATCCCATATTTATCAAACCGACCTATGTACTTTTGAAGAAGACAAGCTGTTTTACTCCCATCGACGCGACCATGGGCGAACAGGCAGAATGCTCGCTTATATCGGTTTAGAGTAG
- a CDS encoding YlmC/YmxH family sporulation protein, with translation MKISELQMKDVIAMETGERLGHISDLDIDTQRGQLKGLVITLKGKAMGLFGKDEEIVIPWTQIVNIGADVILVKKSGYSGALADEKSKSHE, from the coding sequence ATGAAAATATCTGAACTGCAAATGAAGGATGTCATTGCAATGGAAACAGGCGAACGCCTAGGGCATATATCCGATTTAGATATCGACACACAACGGGGGCAATTGAAGGGATTAGTCATTACGTTAAAAGGAAAAGCAATGGGCCTATTTGGCAAAGATGAAGAGATCGTCATTCCTTGGACTCAAATTGTAAATATAGGGGCTGACGTTATTTTAGTGAAAAAATCGGGTTATAGTGGAGCCCTGGCGGATGAGAAGTCAAAATCTCACGAATAA
- the sigG gene encoding RNA polymerase sporulation sigma factor SigG — protein MTRHKVVICGVDTSKLPVLKNKEMRALFERMQSGDEFAREDLVNGNLRLVLSVIQRFNNRGEYGDDLFQVGCIGLMKSIDNFDLGHNVKFSTYAVPMIIGEIRRYLRDNNPIRVSRSLRDTAYKALQMREKIISETSKDPAPSEIAEKMGVPHEDVVFAMDAIQDPVSLFEPIYNDGGDPIFVVDQLKDDREKDSNWLDELSLREGMKKLNDREKMILTKRFFQGKTQMEVADEIGISQAQVSRLEKAAIKEMNSSMFQ, from the coding sequence TTGACACGTCATAAAGTAGTAATATGTGGTGTAGATACATCAAAGCTTCCTGTACTTAAAAATAAAGAAATGCGGGCCCTGTTTGAACGAATGCAAAGTGGAGATGAGTTTGCTCGTGAAGATCTTGTTAACGGAAATTTGAGACTCGTCTTATCAGTCATTCAACGGTTTAATAATCGCGGCGAATATGGGGATGATTTGTTCCAGGTTGGCTGCATAGGATTGATGAAATCGATTGATAATTTTGACCTTGGTCATAACGTGAAATTTTCTACCTATGCTGTTCCGATGATTATCGGTGAAATCCGCCGTTACTTACGGGACAATAATCCAATCCGTGTCTCTCGCTCGCTACGGGATACGGCTTACAAAGCTCTGCAAATGCGTGAAAAAATAATAAGTGAAACATCAAAGGATCCCGCTCCTAGCGAGATTGCTGAGAAGATGGGTGTTCCTCATGAAGATGTGGTATTTGCTATGGATGCTATTCAAGATCCCGTTTCATTATTTGAGCCGATTTACAATGATGGCGGTGACCCTATTTTTGTTGTCGATCAGTTGAAGGATGATCGCGAGAAAGATTCGAATTGGTTAGACGAGCTGTCGTTGAGAGAAGGTATGAAAAAACTTAATGATCGAGAAAAAATGATCCTAACGAAGCGATTCTTTCAAGGAAAAACACAAATGGAAGTTGCAGATGAAATAGGAATATCACAAGCACAAGTTTCAAGGCTTGAGAAAGCAGCTATTAAAGAAATGAATTCATCCATGTTTCAATAA